One genomic segment of Hemibagrus wyckioides isolate EC202008001 linkage group LG08, SWU_Hwy_1.0, whole genome shotgun sequence includes these proteins:
- the slc25a43 gene encoding solute carrier family 25 member 43 has protein sequence MATVKKDDRLTSSQSFLCVGFAGIFSKTVTSPLEVVKILSQVGTFHCKRGFLGSFLLIYQREGLPAFWKGNSVSCLRLFPYSAIHLGTYKTIIHLYMDELGRISQWKAILTGGLAGISAALLTYPLEVVETRLIAQNCRESTYRGVLHALSSIKRHEGFLALYRGFSLTILGAVPFSIGCYVVFINLDKLWQEHHFRFNSLQNFVNGCLAAGVAQTLSFPFETIKRKMQAQSPLLPHCGGVDVHFTGTIDCFRQVIKTKGVLSLWSGLTANMLKITPYYGLLFSCFEMCKQFCLYQNGYTLSPLSYKLKPGVDQSLGPQELQEFKRYLKNRQIQAQSSSMGNRWQT, from the exons ATGGCAACAGTTAAAAAGGACGACAGATTAACAAGTTCTCAAAGTTTTCTATGCGTCGGGTTTGCAGGAATTTTTAGCAAAACCGTTACATCGCCTCTCGAGGTGGTGAAAATTTTGAGCCAGGTGGGGACTTTTCACTGCAAACGTGGCTTCTTGGGCAGTTTTCTACTTATTTATCAGCGTGAAGGTCTGCCGGCGTTTTGGAAAGGAAATTCGGTTTCCTGTCTGCGGTTGTTTCCATACAGTGCCATACATCTGGGAACCTACAAAAC GATCATCCACCTCTATATGGATGAACTTGGTCGTATTTCCCAGTGGAAGGCCATACTGACTGGTGGTCTAGCAGGTATATCTGCTGCGCTGCTTACCTATCCCTTAGAGGTGGTTGAAACCAGACTGATAGCCCAAAACTGCAGAGAATCCACATATCGGGGTGTGCTGCACGCTCTTTCCAGTATCAAGCGACATGAGGGGTTCCTGGCTCTGTACCGTGGCTTTTCTCTCACTATATTAG GTGCAGTTCCCTTCTCAATTGGCTGCTATGTGGTTTTTATTAACTTGGATAAGCTGTGGCAGGAGCACCACTTCCGTTTCAACTCTTTGCAGAACTTCGTCAATGGCTGTCTTGCGGCAGGAGTGGCTCagactctctctttcccctttgAGACAATTAAAAGGAAGATGCAG GCTCAGAGTCCTCTGCTGCCACACTGTGGAGGAGTTGATGTCCATTTTACTGGGACCATAGACTGCTTCAGGCAGGTCATCAAAACCAAAGGTGTCCTGTCCCTGTGGAGTGGCCTAACAGCCAACATGCTCAAG ATCACCCCATACTATGGCCTACTCTTCAGCTGCTTTGAGATGTGTAAGCAATTCTGTCTTTACCAAAACGGCTATACTTTGTCTCCATTAAGCTATAAGCTTAAACCAGGAGTGGACCAAAGCCTGGGCCCACAAGAACTACAGGAGTTTAAGCGCTATctgaaaaacagacaaatacagGCCCAAAGTTCATCGATGGGAAATCGGTGGCAGACCTAA